ACACTTGGCACCTTTTGCGTGTAGTTTGTTCTACGAACCGCGTTTAAACTTAGAAAGGCGCTGTAAATCAATTTTAAGTTTCAAGTAAAGTATGAAAATCGATTCAAAAAAAGTAAAATCATGCTGTACGAAGAAAATGTTTTGTGTATTTTGGGCTTTCTATCGAGTCGATTCTAAGACGTTCATACAATAAGGAAGAATATGAGACCGAAAATGAAATCGCCCATTGTATCCGTAAATGGTCTTTCTAAATATTATGCAAATGGATTTCAGGCGTTAAAAGACGTTTCTTTGGAAATTCAAGAAGAAGAAATCATTGCTCTACTTGGTCCAAACGGAGCGGGTAAAACGACTTTGATTTCGATCATTTGTGGAATTGTAAATCCAAGTGAAGGTTTTGTTCATGTTTCCGGAAAAGACATTTTACAGGATTTTAGATTTACCAGATCCCAAGTCGGCCTTGTTCCTCAGGAACTCAGTGTTCACGCGTTCGAATCCGTATGGGCTACGGTGAGTTTTACGAGAGGTTTATACGGAAAATCACCTAATCCCGATTATATTGAGAAACTTTTAAAATCACTTTCTCTTTGGGATAAGAAGGATCAGATGATACTTACACTTTCCGGAGGAATGAAACGAAGGGTTCTGATTGCAAAGGCACTTTCTCATGAACCTAGAATTTTATTTTTGGACGAGCCAACCGCGGGAGTGGACGTAGAACTTAGAAAGGATATGTGGAATATAGTTCGCAATCTACGGGAAAACGGAGTCACAATCATTCTGACTACACATTATATAGAAGAGGCGGAAGAAATTGCGGATCGTATCGGAGTGATCAACAAAGGAGAGTTGATTCTCGTAGAAGATAAAAAAGAACTTATGCAGAAGTTAGGAAAAAAACAACTTACGATTGATCTAAATCGAACCTTAAAAAAAATTCCAGCGGCTTTAAAATCAAAGGGACTGGAAATCGTTGGAAACGGAAGACAACTTCTTTATACATACGATTCTCATGGCACTCAGACCGGGATTTCCACTCTTCTTCAGGATTTAAAAAAAGCTAAAATTGATTTCAAAGATTTGAATACTACTCAAAGTTCTTTGGAAGAAATATTCGTTCAGTTGGTATCAAAATGAATCTATACGCGATCAAATCTATTTATATTTTTGAAATGTCCAGAACGTGGAGAACACTTTTTCAAAGTATTGCTTCCCCAGTTATTTCTACTTCTTTGTATTTCGTGGTCTTCGGTTCTGCGATCGGTTCTAGAATCCAAGAAGTGGATGGAGTAGGTTACGGTTCGTTTATCGTTCCCGGTTTAATTATGTTGTCTTTGTTGACGGAGAGTATTTCTAATTCTTCTTTTGGAATTTATTTTCCTAAGTTTACTGGAACGATTTATGAAATTTTAGCGGCGCCAATTTCTATGATGGAGATCGTGATTGGTTTTGTGGGTGCTGCGGCTACAAAATCGGTGATCTTGGGAACGATTATGCTTGCCACAGCTTCTTTATTTGTTCCGATAAAAATTGCACATCCGTTTGTGATGGTTCTTTTTCTTCTTTTAACTTCTATTTCTTTCAGTTTGTTCGGATTTATTATAGGGATCTGGGCGGATAGTTTCGAAAAATTGCAAGTGATTCCTTTACTCATCATAACTCCTTTAGTATTTTTAGGCGGCAGTTTTTATTCTGCGAATATGCTTCCTCCTTTTTGGCAAAAGGTGACTTTCTTTAACCCTGTTCTTTATTTAGTGAGCGGGTTTCGTTGGAGCTTTTACGAGATCTCTGATGTAAGCGTGGGAGTAAGTCTTACGATGGTTTTTATTTTTCTTTCGATTTGTTTGGGTCTGGTTTGGATAATTTTTAAAACCGGTTACAAAATTAAAAAATAAATTTTGAATATGAAATCAAATCATCTACGATTTGAAGGTAGAAACGTTTTTATTGTCGGCGGTTCGGCTGGAATTGGAAAAGGACTTGCACTGGAGTTTGCAAAACAAGGGGCAAACGTAGTTGTTGCTGCTAGAAATAAAAAAGCTTTGGAAACAACCGTTGCCGAGTTAAAAACGATCGGTTTTAAAAACGCAATCTTTGATTTTGTAGTTGCGGATGTTTCCGACGTTTTACAAATACAAAGGGCCTCAAAAAAGGTTCTCAAAACTTTAAAAGATTTGGATCTTCTAATATGTAACAGCGGTTATGCGAAAGTAGGTAAGGTTGAGGATTTAAGCGAATCTGATTTTAGAACACTGATGGACGTGAATTTTTTTGGACATGTGAACTTGGTCCGTGCCTTTCACGGTCATTTTCTAAAACAAGGTTTCGGAGATATTGTTTTTGTTTCTTCCATGCTTGCTACGTTTTCTATTTACGGTTATGGAGCGTATTCTGCTAGTAAGTTTGCGATTATTGGTTTTGCACAATCCTTGCGACAAGAAATGGTGTTTCATGGAGTGAGGGTGAAAGTTTTTCTACCTCCGACTACGGATACTCCCGGTTTAGAAAAAGAAAATCTGGATAAACCAGATCTCGTAAAAGAAATGGAGATGGGTTCGGCGATCAATTCGGTTCATTCCGTAGGAAAAGTAGTGGACTCATTTATGAATTGGTTTCCTAAAAAGAAATTTTTAGGTTATGCCACCTGGGATTCTTGGCTTCAATATTTTTTAACGAGACATTTTCCGGAATGGACGCTGAGAATTGCAGACGGTGAACTTAGGGCCGCACAAAAAAGACTAGAACAAAAAATAATTACTAATACCCATCTTTAATTTTAAAAAGGCGAATTTTCTTTAAAAGAGTTTTTATTCGTTTAAACAAATGAATCAGATCATTTTTCTGGATACCAAGAGACAGAATCTGTGGGAACTCGCACGGATCGATTTGGTGGATAATCTTGAGGATACGGTCTTCGTTTATAAGTCTTTTTTCCGCTGAATTGAAACGTTTTTGTTTTTAGAATTAGGAATTTTGAATATAGGAACAACAATAGTCGCTAATTTTTTTCACATCCATTTGAAATCTGGATTTTGCGGGAACTTCAAAACTTTGACCACCTTTGATTTCTTTCCAAACTTCTTGTCCTGGAAGTTTCACTAAAAGTTCTCCGTCTAAAATTTCCATAATCTCTTTTTCGTCCGTTCCAAAGTCGTATTGACCCGGCATTAAAATTCCAAGAGTCTTTTTACTACCGTCTTGAAACAAGATGCTTCTACTTGTCACCTTACCATCGTAATATACGTTTGCTTTTTTTAGGACCGTTACGTTTTCAAACTGTGACATATTTACTCCATCGATCGAACATAAATTTAAACTTCAAAAAAATCTAAAACTTGTTTGGGAAGGTTTCTTTTCGCAAGACTTACAAAATAAGTCAGGAAAGATACAATTTTTACGGTGAAACGCAACTTTAAAGACGTTCTATGTTTCTGGATTAGTTTAGGGATTTTTATCAAAAACAAATTGTAAAATGGACCGGGCATAGTTTCGGAAATTTTAAAATTTTTGATCTGAAAATTCTGTTCGTTTTCTGCAAAAAAATACTTATCTGATTCTTATAGATTCGAATTCTTTCATTGATTAGCTTATAACTTGATAGGATTTATTTTGGAATACCAATTATAGTTTTCCTATTAAGGAAAAATGATCTTTTTATGAATCGGCGCCTTGGCTTATCTTTGATGTTCGCAGCAACATCGTTCTTTGTATTTTGTTCTCAAGCCGATCGGATCAGTATAGACTCTTCTTCAACGGCTGGTCTTCTTTTTCAAAGTGGTATGGAAGCCTTACTCATGGAGAGCCAAAACCAAAACGATTCTCCAGTTCTTTCCGAAGAACCAAAAGAAATTACCTCTTTTCGTTTTCAAGCCGCAGATCATTTTTTTGCCCTCGACTCTGTAGGAGAAGTTTTTGAAAATAGAATTGCAATTTTAGTTCCGTTCGGTGCGGTTTCTCGTTTGAAAGCCACTTTTGTAACCACAGGGACAAGAGTAGAAATAAACGGTGTTTCTCAATCCAGTGGACAAACTATAAATGATTTTTCTTCTCCATTGATTTATAGAGTGATTGCAAGTGATGAAAGTTTTCGGGATTATACGGTTCAGGTTCTTCCTATATTTCGTCTAACGGATGCGGGACAGACTAGTTGTTATTCAAATTGTTTTGACGATCCTGGTCAGGACGCTGATTATTTTACGGGAACTCCATCCACTTTTCAATCCAATGTAATTATGCCAGGTTATACCCCACAACCTGTGACTTTTGATCGGCAAACTGGTTTGATTTGGAAATATTGTCCAGTCACTATGAGTAGTAGTACTTGTACTTTGCCTACCTACGCTTATACACATTCGTTAGCGGTGACTTATTGCAGTGATTTGAATCAGATGAATGCCGGGTTAGGATATGCAGGTATTCAAGGTTGGAGGCTTCCAGAAATTGAAGAGCTAATGACTCTCAGTACGTATAAAACTCCGAGCGGAGTATATATAGATCTTACTGAGTTTCCGATTGGAGACGAACAATTTTGGTCAAACACGACTAACGCACTGAATGTGACCGAGGCCTGGGTGTTTAATTTCGCTTCCGGATTGAATACTTTGGTACCCAAGTCTTGGGGAAATCAGAATGTTCGTTGTGTTTCTGGTGGTAGAATGCCTGATCAAATTTACTCCGATTTAAATAATGGAACCGTTCGGGATGATAGAACCAATTTAGTTTGGCAGAAATGTTCCGTTGGACAGACCTGGTCTCCTAATTCTCCCGATTGTACTTTAGGAAGTCCAACGATTCATAATTTTGTTTCGGCTTTATATACATGTCGAAATTTGAATTTAGCGGATCGTACTTGGAGACTTCCTAACGTTCACGAACTAAGAAGTTTATTAGATTTTTCTTCTTCGGCAGGAGCAAAAATTGATCCGGTTGCTTTTCCCAATACTCCCGCCATATCATCACAATATAACGCTAGCAATTCCATTCCGCATGCACAAGTGTTTAAAGTTAATTTTACAGATGCTACAATTAATACTACCGCTTTGAGTACCCAAAGTTATTTACGTTGTGTCAGTGACGGACCTTGAACAATTTTTCCGGTTAAAATTCATTATTTATTTGTGAGTGTGTTGGTAAACTTTCAGAAAAATTTCCGATAGATTTGAACTTGGTCGGAACCGTTATTCTTCCGGGAAGTCCAAAGGTTTCGGCTTTGTGGAAATGCCGAACGAAAAAAACTGAGCCGGGATCGCTCTCTAACTCAATATTTTTCCCTATCAGTAATATTTTCTTCAGCTCTTCTATTTTCGCTCTTACGTCTTGTTCCGATTTTTCGTACTTCGTGGGAGTAGCTTCTATGAATCTCTGATAATTTTCGATCGCCCACTTTTTATTTCCGGTACGGGAATATACGATTTCTAAATTGAAATAGGTTTCGGTGGCGGATTTAATTTTGT
This genomic window from Leptospira kirschneri serovar Cynopteri str. 3522 CT contains:
- a CDS encoding ABC transporter ATP-binding protein; the encoded protein is MRPKMKSPIVSVNGLSKYYANGFQALKDVSLEIQEEEIIALLGPNGAGKTTLISIICGIVNPSEGFVHVSGKDILQDFRFTRSQVGLVPQELSVHAFESVWATVSFTRGLYGKSPNPDYIEKLLKSLSLWDKKDQMILTLSGGMKRRVLIAKALSHEPRILFLDEPTAGVDVELRKDMWNIVRNLRENGVTIILTTHYIEEAEEIADRIGVINKGELILVEDKKELMQKLGKKQLTIDLNRTLKKIPAALKSKGLEIVGNGRQLLYTYDSHGTQTGISTLLQDLKKAKIDFKDLNTTQSSLEEIFVQLVSK
- a CDS encoding DUF1566 domain-containing protein, with product MNRRLGLSLMFAATSFFVFCSQADRISIDSSSTAGLLFQSGMEALLMESQNQNDSPVLSEEPKEITSFRFQAADHFFALDSVGEVFENRIAILVPFGAVSRLKATFVTTGTRVEINGVSQSSGQTINDFSSPLIYRVIASDESFRDYTVQVLPIFRLTDAGQTSCYSNCFDDPGQDADYFTGTPSTFQSNVIMPGYTPQPVTFDRQTGLIWKYCPVTMSSSTCTLPTYAYTHSLAVTYCSDLNQMNAGLGYAGIQGWRLPEIEELMTLSTYKTPSGVYIDLTEFPIGDEQFWSNTTNALNVTEAWVFNFASGLNTLVPKSWGNQNVRCVSGGRMPDQIYSDLNNGTVRDDRTNLVWQKCSVGQTWSPNSPDCTLGSPTIHNFVSALYTCRNLNLADRTWRLPNVHELRSLLDFSSSAGAKIDPVAFPNTPAISSQYNASNSIPHAQVFKVNFTDATINTTALSTQSYLRCVSDGP
- a CDS encoding SDR family NAD(P)-dependent oxidoreductase — its product is MKSNHLRFEGRNVFIVGGSAGIGKGLALEFAKQGANVVVAARNKKALETTVAELKTIGFKNAIFDFVVADVSDVLQIQRASKKVLKTLKDLDLLICNSGYAKVGKVEDLSESDFRTLMDVNFFGHVNLVRAFHGHFLKQGFGDIVFVSSMLATFSIYGYGAYSASKFAIIGFAQSLRQEMVFHGVRVKVFLPPTTDTPGLEKENLDKPDLVKEMEMGSAINSVHSVGKVVDSFMNWFPKKKFLGYATWDSWLQYFLTRHFPEWTLRIADGELRAAQKRLEQKIITNTHL
- a CDS encoding pyrimidine/purine nucleoside phosphorylase, whose translation is MSQFENVTVLKKANVYYDGKVTSRSILFQDGSKKTLGILMPGQYDFGTDEKEIMEILDGELLVKLPGQEVWKEIKGGQSFEVPAKSRFQMDVKKISDYCCSYIQNS
- a CDS encoding ABC transporter permease, whose translation is MNLYAIKSIYIFEMSRTWRTLFQSIASPVISTSLYFVVFGSAIGSRIQEVDGVGYGSFIVPGLIMLSLLTESISNSSFGIYFPKFTGTIYEILAAPISMMEIVIGFVGAAATKSVILGTIMLATASLFVPIKIAHPFVMVLFLLLTSISFSLFGFIIGIWADSFEKLQVIPLLIITPLVFLGGSFYSANMLPPFWQKVTFFNPVLYLVSGFRWSFYEISDVSVGVSLTMVFIFLSICLGLVWIIFKTGYKIKK